A region of the bacterium genome:
ACTGGTGAGGCCCTGGGTAGTTGGGGTGGAGGGCTTGGTTCGGGCCCAGGCCAATTTGGTGGCAGTATTCATGGAATAGCCGTAGACTCTAGTGGCAATGTTTATGTATCCGATAAAAACGATCGTATCCAGAAATTTTCTAGCACAGGGACACTACTTGCGACTTGGGGAACTCATGGCTCAGGGGATAATCAGTTTAGTACGCCAGCTGGAATTGCGATAGATAATAGTAACAATGTTTATGTTGCAGACAAAGATAATAACCGTATCCAAAAGTTTAGTAGTAGCGGTAGCTTTATAGAGATGTGGGGTTGGGGCGTTGACGATGGCAGTAATGTATTTCAGACTTGTTCATCTGGTTGCCAGGCCGGTATCCAAGGCACTGGTAATGGACAGTTCGCCAGTCTGCACGGACTAGAGTTTAACTCATCCAATCAGCTATTGGCGGCTGATGGAAATCTTGGAGGAAGGGTACAGACTTTCAGTACGACAGGAGTTTATCAATCGCAATGGGCCTTTGACGGAGGAGGATCATGCAATGGATGTTACGTTACGGTTGATGAGCAAGACAATGTATACGTTACGAATTCAAATAGCATAAAGAAATATAATCCTGACGGATCATTTCTTGCCAATATTGGATCTCAGGGATATGGCGCGGAACAGTTTCAGGATGTACGTGGTATTGCCGTAGACGGCCAGGGTAATGTATACGTTGCTGACGAGTATAAGTCCCTGATCCACAAATACCCTCAGCCAATCAGTAGTAACTTTTTTTTGACAACATCCAAGCTATTGTGTGAGACAACTTACCATTACCGTGCGTTTGCTGTAAATAGTGATGGTACTGGCTACGGTAGTGACCAGACGTTCCTTACTGGAAGTTGTACGAACGCAACCGTACCTAGTGCACCGAGCGGACTTAATACTAGTTTGGTTGCGTACGATTCGATCGCAATAAATTGGCAAGAGCCGAGTGATTTCGGAGGACGCGCACTAGGCGATTATATTTATGAGTATAAGAAAAGCAGTGACAGTACATGGATGGGTGACGTAACCCCCAATCTGTCGGAAATGATAGGTCCCCTGGATGAAAATACTTCTTATGATTTCAGGGTCGCTGCTACCAATAGTGTAGGAACGGGTCCATACACCTACATGACGGTTAGTACTGTGGACGGAGGAGCGAGCCATACGTTATCATCTTGTGCAGACCTCGAGACGATTAATTATGATCTTATTGGTACGTATACCTTAGCCCAAGACATTGATTGTAGTGGATATAACAGAACCATTCAGGCAAGTGGCGGCGAGGAATACACATTTGATGGCTTTTTCCCGATAGGTGCCTACAGTTCAGACGGCTTTGGCTTTAGGGGCACATTGAACGGAAATGGCTACAAAATAAACAATCTAAAAATTAACACGACAGCTATGAAACTAGGTTCTACGGGCTTGTTTAGGGTTACAGCTGGCGCAACCATTCAAAACCTCCAACTTGCCAACATCGATTACGACGTCAGTGGAAATGGATATGTTGGTGGCATTGTTGGCTATGCTTTGCGCACAACTTTTACAAACGTTTCGACTACCGGTTCGATTACTGGACAACTGTCAACAAATCATGCAATCCTCACCATGGGTGGTATAGCTGGAACACTTGAAGTCGAGTCATACTTGCACAAGGTATATTCGTCGGTTAATCAGACCGTTACGCAAGACCTAGCAGCGAATGAAAGTTCCTTAATGGTTGGTGGATTAAGCGGATCATTTGGGTACGGTACGGTGATGAATGGTAGTTTCTTACCGCCCGAATGGAGCCAAGATTTTCCTTCACCTGATGAAATAGTGAGCGGCCATTTGGAGGATACATACTATACTGGATCGATAAATGTAACAGGCATCGATGATGCAGAGACCACTCCTTTCATTGGCGGTATAGGTGGCATATTAATCCAGGGCGTGATTGAAAATACATATTTTGGCGGTTCGATAATAACGTCAAATACATCATCATGGATTGGTGGCATTGCACCTCCGGGCGCGTCGGGCGCAATGATTATCCGAAACTCATTTGTGGCAGGCTCGATAAGTAATGGAAATACTGTCCCCAACCCATTTATGGGGACAAATACTGTACCCCTTACAGCCTTTGCGACTTCTGGTGCCCCATATCCAGATTCGATCATACAGGGTAACTTTTATGACAAAACTGCTATAGACGGAGATTATTGCTATTACTATGCTGTCATCAATAACCCACCGGTAGGAGTAAATAACCCTGCACATTGTCAGGCGGTAAACACAGATGGTTCCCAGCCAAATTATTTCAAGAACAATAGTGTCAACGGACCATTTACGGAGTGGGACTTTGATAATGTTTGGTTTGTTTGGAGCAATGATTTCCCGAAGTTTATCGCACAGCAGCAATCAACACCCTCACCAACCCCTACTCTTACTCCTACACCAACACAAAACCCTCCAACCGCTACCCCTACGCCCTCAACGCAGCCGCCGCCCCTGCCCCCAGTATCGCCTCTACCTAGTCCTCCTACGACTAGTCAGTTGATGCCAGGCACTTCAAATAGTCTCTTCGTACCAATGGCCTCACCGACCCCTACCCGTGCAGTAGATTCAAAAGTCACAGGCACGCTTTTAGATGGGTTCTTGACCCAAGTTAAGCAAATGCCAGATGTGATTGCCTTAGCTATACCCTTGATCATTATTTTAATTCTAATAATGATTGCACTGTTGTATGCTCGCCAAGCATGGATTGAGTATCGCAATCAAAAACGACTCAACACGGTTGTCGATCGCTTCAAATACACTCGCCAAGCGAGCCAAAACTTCGTGGGCTTAGTATCTCATTACTTCAATACACCTATTGGAATAATGCAGCTTGCGTTTGGTCAGCTCAAAGAAGAGAAGGCATTGACTACTCAACAGATGTCCCATATAAATCAAGCGATTAATTCTATTGCTTCTGACGCAAAACAGTTAATTACAGGCGCCCAGCAGACAAACGAAGAAATTGCTGTCGCGTATAAAGAACAAACAATGATACAATCAAAAAATCCATTTAGACAGCTAGGAGTTTGGCTGCCAAGCCTATTGGTTGGGATTATCTTACTACTCCTAAATATCATCTACCGAGCTGCAAATCGCAACACACTCAGCTTTACCGTGGCTTTCCTCGAAGTATTTTGCTTCATTGGCGGTGTGTTGCTACTCATATTTGCCCATCAATCGCGCGAGAAGCACATAGCCTTGAAGAATGCTATTCAGAGGCAGGCTGACCTAGAAAAAGACTTACTTTCAAGACGAGTCGACTTCATTCATAAGGCAACTGAGAAATTTGAATCTGACCTCGCGATTATCAATATGTACACTCGTTCAATTAAATCCGGTTCAACCGCTGCGCAATTTAAAGCCGGTGCTGCTCAACTAGCCCGACTGATAGCACGTCTGAAATCGCTAGCTGTCATGGAGAGGCTTGATCCGGTCAATCAGACCCCAATTTCGCTAGGGGCAGCAGTCAATACGGCACGTGAAGCCATCGCGAAGATACAGAAAAGCGAAAACGTAACCTACGACATTGACATACCGCTTAATATGTATTCATCAATGAATGCCACGGCTCTTCACCAGGTGCTGACTTCAGTCATTGAAAATGCCGTAAACTATGCTACACAAAATAGTTCGATTCAGATCCGTGGCGCTCTGAAAAATGGGCTTCCGATCATCACGGTACAGAATCAAGGCTTCGTCATACCTAAAAAGCAGCTTGATCAACTGATGACACCATTCTCAAGGGCAGTTGACGTACTGCGCTATGATCACGAAGGGCTCGGGCTTTCGCTCTACCTAGATAAAGTAATCATGGAGCGAGTTGGCGGAGAGATTAGTATCACATCATCCGAAAAGTCTGGCACGGTTGTGACGTTGATGCTGCCGAAGAATTAACAATATGTTCTAATCCATGACGCTGTGCTTTGGTGATTGAGCGAAATAATGTATAATCACTCGGTTCGTATTCGAAAAAGTACCTACCCACAACTAGAGGAAATGAGATGACTACCAAACCCGTTATCGAGAATATCCTGGCCCAGCGCTATGCATCTGTACCGATGTGTCAGCTTTGGTCTGAGCGCGGCAAGATCATCGCCGAGAGGCAATTCTGGGTCGCGATCATGCGCGCTCACCAGCAAGCGGGGTTCGATATCTCCGATACGGTGATCGCCGACTTCAAGATCGAGCTCGGACTGACCAGCGATGGACGGCTCGTTGTGGCAGACGTTATCGACAACGACTCATGGCGAGTCTGGAGGGGCGGCAAGAAATAAGGTCAAGTTGACAAGCAGGTCTTCCGTGAAATCGTCGGACAAATGGACGAGTCACAGCGTCAGTCACTCAAGAAGCTCTTCGAGCAGGTAGCAGAAGCAACCGACGAGTACGGACGACCGAAGACATGACATCCGCCGGGAGGCTCACCCCCCCGGCTTTTCTTATTGACATAATGATTTGTGCGCAGTAGACTTGCCAAGATCATTTTTGTACCTACTGAGGAGGAGACCAATGGTCTTGCAAGTTGAGAAGTTCAAGCGAGGCGCAGTACCTGGAGAGCCGTTCATCGGCATCATCATGGGTTCGTGGAGCGACTGGGCTGCTGGGATGAACATGGCACTCACTACGCTCGATGAGTTGGGTATCCCCGCTGAAGCTGCCGTGATCTCTGCGCATCGTACGCCCAACTTGATCCAAGAATATGCATCACGAGCGATCAGGATGGATTTCTCAGCAGTCATTGCAGCAGCCGGGGGTGCCGCTCATCTTCCAGGTATGGTTGCTGCACACCTTCCTTCAATCCCAGTGGTAGGTGTGCCGATGAAGACCTCCACTTTGGGGGGAGCAGATTCGTTGCACTCGATTGTGCAGATGCCGCCCGAGATTCCTGTTGGCACAATGGCGATATCGGGGTGCGTGAATGCAGCCCTGTATGCTGCCCAGATAGAGGGTGTCAGAAACGTGTCGGTGAAAAACGCTCTGTACGTTCGTCGTTTGGGGCTGACAGACCTGGTCATGCAGCATCCTGACCCGTCGGTTGACCCGCGCTGATCATTTTTATTACTCTAGGAAGCAAATGCTCCCTAGAGTTTAATTAATTTCGCCCCAGTCGCTTGGCGTCGATGTGGTTGTACCAACCATCTTGGGTAAGCTCGAGCAGATCAATGTGGCGATCGGAGAGAGCAATTTCGATATCGTGGGTAAAATCAGTCTCGACCTCGATGCCGTCACCAATGAGCTTGAGTGGTCGCTCTACAACTTCTTCGGTATCAAAACTCAACCGTACCGACCGCCTGCTCGACAGTATATGAGGGCGTTGCAAGCTCGAGTAGAGGACTGAGACATGCGGATTATTTGGCACTACCGCAAAAACATCTCGTGCGCTGGCATCTATTATTGGTCCGCCGGCAGCCATGCCATACGCAGTTGAGCCAAGCGGGGTTGTGAAGAGCACGCCATCTCCTACGAATTTGCCTTCTGAGTCACCGACACGCAGGGCGAATTTGGCTGCTCGCGCTCCGGCTCGCTCGAGGGAAATATCGTTGAAGGCATAGGTCAAAATTTGTTCTGATGCTGCATCGCGAGCGACCAAGAGCGGCGCCTCGACCACACCATACTCACCATGCCGAAGGCTTTTTACAAGTAAATCTATCTCGTCTGGATTGACGGTTTGCAAGTAGCCGAGCCAGCCGGCAGCAATACCTACAAACATCACATTTGAGTGCAGGTGATCCTTGATTGCCTGCAGCATGGTGCCATCTCCACCGACCGCGATGATCAGAGGTTTCTCGAGATGAATGCCACTCGTGTCGAGCAACTGTCGCAAATTGTTCTCGATTTTGCGCGCTTTTTCGGTCGGCTTGGTGACAAAAAATATCTGTTCCATTACATCCATCTTATCTTGTATAGGGCGCCCATGATAGGCAATGAGTAGGTTGAAATAAGGGCCCCTATCTGGTAGACTCTATCAATTATGAAAAAAGCTCATGTTTCGAACAGTAAAAATTTCTGGCAAGCACTCGCCGAGAAGCAACAGCCGTTTTGTGCATTGGCACCGATGGATGATGTAACCGATCTCGTATTTCGTCAGCTTGTTACGGAGCTCGCGCCTGCGGATGTGTATTTTACTGAGTTTGCGAGTGTGGAAGGATTTTGTTCGCCCGGACGACACGCTGTGGAGCGACGATTACGCTTGGCTGATGGTGAACAAGGCATCGTAGCGCAGATCTGGGGTACGATGCCCGAAAAATATAATCAGACAGCACAGCAGCTGAGCCAGCGGGGGTTTGTCGGGATTGACATCAATATGGGTTGTCCAGTGCGTGACGTGATTAAGACTGGCGCTTGCTCGGGGTTGATACGCACGCCGGATCTGGCGGCAGAAATCATTGTTGCCACGAAGAAGGGTGCCGGTAATCTGCCAGTTAGCGTAAAGACCCGACTTGGGTTTACAGACGTAGACATCGAGGGTTGGCTTGGGTTCTTGCTCGAGCAAGATATCACTGCACTGACTGTACATTTACGGACCGTGAGGGAACAGAGCAAGGTCGATGCACACTGGGAATTGGCTGATCAGATTGCTGCACTGCGAGATCGGATTGCGCCTCAGACTATCCTGATCATGAATGGCGATATCGCGGATCGTGCGGATGCGAAGCAGAAGCTCAGTGGCTCGGGTGTAGAGGGGGCGATGATCGGCCGTGGTATTTTTCATAACCCATGGGCTTTCTCGCCTGAAGCGAGTGATCACTCGAAGTCAGATCGCATCGCGGCGCTTCTGCGTCACCTGGAGCTCTTTGAGCAGACGTGGACAGATGGTGAGAAACGGTTTGAGCCTCTGAAGCGATTCTTCAAAATTTACATTCAGGGTTTTGATGGCGCAGCCGAAATGCGTAATCAACTCATGGTGTGCAAGGATATTGTTCAGGCTCGCGGAATCTTAGATAAAAAAATTGCCCAGAACCGATTGTAGGTTCCGGGGCTTAATCCATGCGGTCATTTTGCATGCAGAGGCATAGATCGTAGACATCATCGTCAAGTTTGGAAGAGTAGATCGTTGCGAGCATCTCTTCGAATTCTTCTGGTGAGATCTCAGGTGCCTCTTGATACAACGAAGACAACGTAATGATATGAGTACAAAACTCTGGGCTGTAGATGTCGCGAATATGCCCGTTGTGTTGTGCTCGCTTGAGCCGCCAGATTTCCAGCGTCGTAACGAGGTTACTATTGATCTGATTGCATGATGGGCAGCGCCAGAAGACCCAACCCTCGCGGTCTCGTCCGAGGCGCACAATCTCGATGAACTTGGCGCCGAAGAAGTAACGCTGCGTACATGGCAAATGTGAACAGATGAAATAACGTGGCGAACTAGCCAGCAAGGTGCCACCTCCTTTCATAGTGTGATGAGGTCTGAGTGTTATTGTACATACTTTTAACTGTCCGGCAATGTATCACCGGCGATCTTATCGAGTTATGAATGCTTTCTGATACAATACAGCTATGCGACTGAGTCAACTTTTTACGAAAACCTCAAAAAATATCTCCGAAGAAACGGAGTCAATTAACGCGCGCTTACTCACTCGCGCTGGCTACATCAAGCAAGAAATTGCCGGGGTGTATAATTATTTGCCACTTGGTCTGCGCGTGCTCACTAAGATCGAGCAGATAGTACGCGAAGAAATGAACACCGTTGGTGTCGAGTTGCTTATGCCGACACTCACGAGCCAAGAACGTTGGCGTGATACCGGTCGACTCGAAACAGTCGATGTAATCTTCGAGGCTCGCGGCGGAAATGAGGCGAGTCGAGAGAGAAATGATGCTACCTATATCGTCAATCCAACACACGAAGACGTGATTACCCCAATACTCAAGGAGTTCGTCGCGAGTTATAAAGATTTACCTCGGGCTGTCTATCAGATACAGACGAAGTTTCGTAATGAGGCACGAGCTAAGTCGGGTCTCTTGCGCGGAAGAGAATTTCGTATGAAGGATCTCTATAGCTTCCATCGTGACGAAGCCGATCTGAAGGAATTCTACGAGGCGATAAAGCCTGTCTACATGCGCGTGTATCAGCGGCTTGGGCTTGGAGCGGATACATTTCTTTGCTATGCCTCGGGAGGTGATTTTACCGATGATTATTCACACGAGTTTCAAGTCGTACTGCCAGCCGGCGAGGATACAATTTATCTCGATCGAGCAAATAAGATAGCCTACAACAAAGAAGTCACAACCCCAGAGGATGCTGAAAAACTCGGTGTGGACTTTAGTGCACTCGAAGAAGTCACCGCTAGTGAGGCCGGCAATATCTTTCCGCTTGGCACGAAATACTCGAAGGCACTGGGCTTTGAGTATACGGATGAGAAAAATGAACGCCATCCGGTATGGATGGGTAGTTATGGTATCGGGACGAGTCGCTTGATCGGGATCATTGCTGAGAAATTTGCTGACGAAAAGGGTCTAGCGTGGCCAGGAGCCGTTGCTCCGTATCGGTATCATCTAGTGGTGCTCGGGGGCGAGGATGCACACAAGGCCGCATCAGAGCTTTATGAAGACTTGGGGGTCGATGAAGTATTGTTTGACGACCGAGCGGATCTTTCTGCAGGAGGTAAGTTTGCTGACGCGGAGCTCATCGGTTGCCCGATTCGGCTTGTCATTTCTGACAAAACGCTTCAGCATGGAGAAGTCGAAGTCATGAGTCGACGTGGACTATTCACCCAGCATAACGTGGAGCTCATCAATGCCAAGCACAAACTCGCCGAGCTCAACGCCTAGTTTCAAGACAGGGGTTTACGAACACTACAAGGGTCAGCGCTATCTCGTGCTTTTTGTAGCTATGCTTGAATCAAATCTCGAGCCGCACGTTGTCTATGTGTCGCTCTACGACATGCCCAAAGCCCCAGGCAAGATTTGGCTACGGCCACTTGATGATTTCACTGCATCAATGACGGTCGAGGGAGTCATTCGCCCACGCTTCAAGTATATTGGCCCGGCTGTCTAGCTTGCAGCCGCTCGTGAATAGTCTCAAACCAGCCCTAAGCTTGCCATCCGCTGCCAGCTTAGGGCATAATACGCCTAAGCTATAGAACAGATATATTTAAGGAGGGAAAACATGGAACCAGTCACTATTAATCTTTGGGGTGTACTCGCTGCGACGGCTTTTTCGATGATCGTTGGCGCCGTTTGGTATGGGCCACTACTTGGCAAAGAGTGGATGAAACTGGTCAACAAAACGCAAGAAGATCTGTCGAAGTCTGGCGGACAGATTTATCTCGTGACAATGCTTTGTTGGTTGCTCGTGAGCTATGTGCTAGCTCTATTTGTGCAGTATGTAGCAGCTGATACCTGGGTAGAAGGCGCTGTGACTGGATTCTGGATTTGGGCTGGTTTTATCTTCCCGACTCATGTGATCCACACGCTGTTTGCTGGCCGCAGCAAGAAGCTTGTTGCAATTGATCTGGGCTATACCTTGGTCGCCATGATTGGGATGGGTATTATCCTTGTAGCACTACCTAATTAGCACTATCTTAAGCGCGTAGTCATCGATGAGCCAGCACTTCGCCGTACCGGGTTATAACTTATTGCGCTATTTGCGCAATCGTGAGCTTGATGAACTGTATATCGCTACTTTCCTCAAGACCCTGGCTCGTAGTTTGGTGTTAGTATTTATACCGATTTATCTCCTAACGATTGGCTTCTCAGTCCGTTTTATCGCGCTCTTCTATCTCATAGAGTTTATCGGTATGCTGATCGCAACGCCTGTTGGGCTTGTGCTCAATCATAAGCTTGGCGTGAAGAAAACCATGGCCGCGGCTGACATTCTCTTTATTGGCTATATGTTTTCGGTGAGCGTACTCAAGCAAGTAGGTGGGTATCTAGTGTTGCCGACGCTTCTCTTTGCCTTTGCTGCAGGCTTGTTTTGGGCTGCGTATCATGTGGACTTCACGAAAAGCGTAGACAGGCAGGCGGAGGGTAGGGAGATATCCTTAACCAAAGCAGTGGTTATCTTGGCGTCTGCACTGGGGCCATTAGCTGGCTCACTTGTTATCGTCAGCTCCTCATTTGCCTCATCGTTTTATGTGGCTGCAGTTATGACGGTACTCGCAATACTGCCGTTGTTTATGACAAAAGATATCAAGACTCCAAAGCCACAGTTTTCATGGCGGAGGCTTAAGCGGGCGGACGTGGCTGAGAAGGGTTGGGCATATGTGGCATTTGGTGCGATGCAGATTGCTACTGAGACGTTTTGGCCGCTCTATATCTATCTCGCGCTGAAGAGTGTGGTCGAGGTTGGTGCAGTCTTTACCGTGACGTCCCTCATGATGATCGGTGTGGTGGTGTGGTTTGGGAGGCGAGTAGATCGCAATCCAAAAAAAGCGATTACCTTTGGAGTGCTATTGCATGCTCCAAGCTGGTTGATCCGAATCCTGGCTTTTTCGCCGATCGGAGTATTTTTACTCAACGCATACAGTCAGCTCAGTTATCATTTGCTTGATGAGTCATTCGAAAAGGTTGTCTATGCTGAAGCTAAACAGTCATCCGACATATCAAATTACTTTTTGTTTCGTCAGATCTTCATTGCTCTTGGACGGTTTTTGGTCTGCACAGTCGTCTTTTTGACAGGCAAGATCGAAGTCGGATTTTTGTTTACCTTCATAGCAGTACCTCTCTATCTGGGATTGCGCGAAAAAGCTCAACATACAGTCTAAGAATCTGCATAAAACCGAACAACATGTGAGATTTTTCACCGATTTCTCAGACTTCGCATGCGAATATATAGTCACGGTAAGACGAAAGGAGGTTTTATGAAAAAACTAACCCGTCGCAACCGAAGAGCACCAAAAAATCTAGTACACGACATGCGCACGATCGATGAGCTGTTGGATGAGATGGCGACCAAATGGGCTCTTAAGGCCGAGCGCTTAAACGCGCTAAAACTCAAACAGCGACAAATAGCTCGCTAAAGGCCTTCCTTAAAGGGGCGCGGGACAAATATCAGACGTAGGAAAGCAGCCTCGTCTTGTCCACGCGGAATCATTCCTTCATTTTATATCGATACACACATCTATGCTGACAACCCACCGACGAGCCGGTGGGTTTCTT
Encoded here:
- a CDS encoding fibronectin type III domain-containing protein: MKVKLSGLRQITHRYWRTIIIISTPVITFLIAWLISKTPVWEQALRTQPNEQNLNILPSLLASKSGMAWFLTLLLILSIGIYVWVDYLIHAKPLFESSIRTKYTPLHHIRVVALPRIKHNWAILTKTLMAGSSANILLMFVLLVFTSGVRAASPDVVTNSASNITHGSARLNGTISDDGGASLSSRGFEYGTDTSYGKTLSEDLPDSGSYDTWGETKNGTTLLNSRVVYHENFVYVGGPGKVQKFTPEGSYVSSIGSLGEGSGQFLAANGITFDASDNMFVFDGSDNMEPGFRAITKFATDGTVLARWGERGCAEGQFSKGMGAIVSDSSYIYVLDTGCNRIQKYDTSGNFIATWGWGVDDGSAALQVCTSGCQAGISGSGVGQLSNVATGIYLDGSSLYVADSSNNRIQVFDTSGGYINAWGSAGSGLGQFIMPTDITKVGTTLYVIETFNNRVQSFTTTGSPIAVWGTQGTNDGQFQMPFSITADSNNLYTAELSIFGGMNRIQKFTTSGSHLDTWGEPGPGELAFPSDIAFAPDGSLYAISQATFNVHHFSATGEALGSWGGGLGSGPGQFGGSIHGIAVDSSGNVYVSDKNDRIQKFSSTGTLLATWGTHGSGDNQFSTPAGIAIDNSNNVYVADKDNNRIQKFSSSGSFIEMWGWGVDDGSNVFQTCSSGCQAGIQGTGNGQFASLHGLEFNSSNQLLAADGNLGGRVQTFSTTGVYQSQWAFDGGGSCNGCYVTVDEQDNVYVTNSNSIKKYNPDGSFLANIGSQGYGAEQFQDVRGIAVDGQGNVYVADEYKSLIHKYPQPISSNFFLTTSKLLCETTYHYRAFAVNSDGTGYGSDQTFLTGSCTNATVPSAPSGLNTSLVAYDSIAINWQEPSDFGGRALGDYIYEYKKSSDSTWMGDVTPNLSEMIGPLDENTSYDFRVAATNSVGTGPYTYMTVSTVDGGASHTLSSCADLETINYDLIGTYTLAQDIDCSGYNRTIQASGGEEYTFDGFFPIGAYSSDGFGFRGTLNGNGYKINNLKINTTAMKLGSTGLFRVTAGATIQNLQLANIDYDVSGNGYVGGIVGYALRTTFTNVSTTGSITGQLSTNHAILTMGGIAGTLEVESYLHKVYSSVNQTVTQDLAANESSLMVGGLSGSFGYGTVMNGSFLPPEWSQDFPSPDEIVSGHLEDTYYTGSINVTGIDDAETTPFIGGIGGILIQGVIENTYFGGSIITSNTSSWIGGIAPPGASGAMIIRNSFVAGSISNGNTVPNPFMGTNTVPLTAFATSGAPYPDSIIQGNFYDKTAIDGDYCYYYAVINNPPVGVNNPAHCQAVNTDGSQPNYFKNNSVNGPFTEWDFDNVWFVWSNDFPKFIAQQQSTPSPTPTLTPTPTQNPPTATPTPSTQPPPLPPVSPLPSPPTTSQLMPGTSNSLFVPMASPTPTRAVDSKVTGTLLDGFLTQVKQMPDVIALAIPLIIILILIMIALLYARQAWIEYRNQKRLNTVVDRFKYTRQASQNFVGLVSHYFNTPIGIMQLAFGQLKEEKALTTQQMSHINQAINSIASDAKQLITGAQQTNEEIAVAYKEQTMIQSKNPFRQLGVWLPSLLVGIILLLLNIIYRAANRNTLSFTVAFLEVFCFIGGVLLLIFAHQSREKHIALKNAIQRQADLEKDLLSRRVDFIHKATEKFESDLAIINMYTRSIKSGSTAAQFKAGAAQLARLIARLKSLAVMERLDPVNQTPISLGAAVNTAREAIAKIQKSENVTYDIDIPLNMYSSMNATALHQVLTSVIENAVNYATQNSSIQIRGALKNGLPIITVQNQGFVIPKKQLDQLMTPFSRAVDVLRYDHEGLGLSLYLDKVIMERVGGEISITSSEKSGTVVTLMLPKN
- a CDS encoding DUF1761 domain-containing protein: MEPVTINLWGVLAATAFSMIVGAVWYGPLLGKEWMKLVNKTQEDLSKSGGQIYLVTMLCWLLVSYVLALFVQYVAADTWVEGAVTGFWIWAGFIFPTHVIHTLFAGRSKKLVAIDLGYTLVAMIGMGIILVALPN
- the purE gene encoding 5-(carboxyamino)imidazole ribonucleotide mutase — its product is MVLQVEKFKRGAVPGEPFIGIIMGSWSDWAAGMNMALTTLDELGIPAEAAVISAHRTPNLIQEYASRAIRMDFSAVIAAAGGAAHLPGMVAAHLPSIPVVGVPMKTSTLGGADSLHSIVQMPPEIPVGTMAISGCVNAALYAAQIEGVRNVSVKNALYVRRLGLTDLVMQHPDPSVDPR
- a CDS encoding prolyl-tRNA synthetase, whose product is MRLSQLFTKTSKNISEETESINARLLTRAGYIKQEIAGVYNYLPLGLRVLTKIEQIVREEMNTVGVELLMPTLTSQERWRDTGRLETVDVIFEARGGNEASRERNDATYIVNPTHEDVITPILKEFVASYKDLPRAVYQIQTKFRNEARAKSGLLRGREFRMKDLYSFHRDEADLKEFYEAIKPVYMRVYQRLGLGADTFLCYASGGDFTDDYSHEFQVVLPAGEDTIYLDRANKIAYNKEVTTPEDAEKLGVDFSALEEVTASEAGNIFPLGTKYSKALGFEYTDEKNERHPVWMGSYGIGTSRLIGIIAEKFADEKGLAWPGAVAPYRYHLVVLGGEDAHKAASELYEDLGVDEVLFDDRADLSAGGKFADAELIGCPIRLVISDKTLQHGEVEVMSRRGLFTQHNVELINAKHKLAELNA
- a CDS encoding DUF1653 domain-containing protein encodes the protein MPSTNSPSSTPSFKTGVYEHYKGQRYLVLFVAMLESNLEPHVVYVSLYDMPKAPGKIWLRPLDDFTASMTVEGVIRPRFKYIGPAV
- a CDS encoding NAD(+)/NADH kinase; the encoded protein is MEQIFFVTKPTEKARKIENNLRQLLDTSGIHLEKPLIIAVGGDGTMLQAIKDHLHSNVMFVGIAAGWLGYLQTVNPDEIDLLVKSLRHGEYGVVEAPLLVARDAASEQILTYAFNDISLERAGARAAKFALRVGDSEGKFVGDGVLFTTPLGSTAYGMAAGGPIIDASARDVFAVVPNNPHVSVLYSSLQRPHILSSRRSVRLSFDTEEVVERPLKLIGDGIEVETDFTHDIEIALSDRHIDLLELTQDGWYNHIDAKRLGRN
- a CDS encoding MFS transporter, which translates into the protein MSQHFAVPGYNLLRYLRNRELDELYIATFLKTLARSLVLVFIPIYLLTIGFSVRFIALFYLIEFIGMLIATPVGLVLNHKLGVKKTMAAADILFIGYMFSVSVLKQVGGYLVLPTLLFAFAAGLFWAAYHVDFTKSVDRQAEGREISLTKAVVILASALGPLAGSLVIVSSSFASSFYVAAVMTVLAILPLFMTKDIKTPKPQFSWRRLKRADVAEKGWAYVAFGAMQIATETFWPLYIYLALKSVVEVGAVFTVTSLMMIGVVVWFGRRVDRNPKKAITFGVLLHAPSWLIRILAFSPIGVFLLNAYSQLSYHLLDESFEKVVYAEAKQSSDISNYFLFRQIFIALGRFLVCTVVFLTGKIEVGFLFTFIAVPLYLGLREKAQHTV
- a CDS encoding tRNA-dihydrouridine synthase; the protein is MKKAHVSNSKNFWQALAEKQQPFCALAPMDDVTDLVFRQLVTELAPADVYFTEFASVEGFCSPGRHAVERRLRLADGEQGIVAQIWGTMPEKYNQTAQQLSQRGFVGIDINMGCPVRDVIKTGACSGLIRTPDLAAEIIVATKKGAGNLPVSVKTRLGFTDVDIEGWLGFLLEQDITALTVHLRTVREQSKVDAHWELADQIAALRDRIAPQTILIMNGDIADRADAKQKLSGSGVEGAMIGRGIFHNPWAFSPEASDHSKSDRIAALLRHLELFEQTWTDGEKRFEPLKRFFKIYIQGFDGAAEMRNQLMVCKDIVQARGILDKKIAQNRL